From a single Streptomyces rubradiris genomic region:
- a CDS encoding GNAT family N-acetyltransferase → MIIPEEVLPGGTRLRLVSLDDAEALHRAYTANRDHLAPWEPRRPESFFTVEGQAARIREQLKQFAEQRAVPWVLESDGAVIGTITLSGMAFGPFCSAHLGYWVAADQQNRGLAGAGVASVCRAARDIIGLHRIEATTLPDNAPSQRVLSKNGFEPIGMAPRYLHIDGEWRDHRLFQRILHDGPPSN, encoded by the coding sequence ATGATCATTCCTGAAGAAGTGCTGCCCGGCGGGACCCGGTTGCGGCTCGTCTCCCTCGACGACGCGGAGGCACTGCATCGCGCGTATACCGCGAACCGGGACCACCTGGCTCCGTGGGAACCCCGCCGCCCGGAGAGTTTCTTCACGGTCGAAGGCCAGGCCGCACGCATCCGTGAGCAACTGAAGCAGTTCGCGGAACAGCGTGCGGTGCCCTGGGTCCTCGAGAGCGACGGCGCCGTCATCGGCACGATCACCCTCTCGGGAATGGCGTTCGGGCCCTTCTGCAGCGCCCATCTGGGGTATTGGGTGGCCGCCGACCAGCAGAACCGGGGGCTGGCCGGTGCCGGAGTGGCGAGCGTCTGCCGCGCGGCCCGCGACATCATCGGCCTGCACCGCATCGAGGCCACCACGCTCCCCGACAACGCGCCGTCACAACGCGTGCTGAGCAAGAACGGTTTCGAGCCGATCGGCATGGCCCCGCGCTACCTGCACATCGACGGGGAATGGCGGGACCACCGTCTTTTCCAGAGGATTCTGCACGACGGCCCACCGTCGAACTGA